The Chionomys nivalis chromosome 20, mChiNiv1.1, whole genome shotgun sequence genome includes a region encoding these proteins:
- the LOC130863088 gene encoding 60S ribosomal protein L18a-like, translated as MKASVTLREYKVVGRCLPTPKCHTTPLYRMRIFAPNHVVAKSRFWYFVSQLKKMKKSSGEIVYCGQVFEKCPLRVKNFGIWLHSDSRSGTHNMYRESRDLTTAGAVTQCYRDMGARHRARAHSIQIVKVEEIAADKCRRRAVKQFRDSKIKFPLPHRVLRRQHKPRFTTKRPNTFF; from the coding sequence ATGAAGGCCTCGGTCACACTCCGGGAGTACAAGGTGGTGGGGCGCTGCTTGCCCACCCCGAAGTGCCACACAACACCGCTGTACCGAATGCGCATCTTCGCACCCAACCATGTGGTGGCCAAGTCCCGCTTCTGGTACTTCGTGTCACAGctaaagaagatgaagaagtcaTCTGGGGAGATCGTGTATTGTGGGCAGGTATTCGAGAAGTGCCCCCTGCGCGTGAAGAACTTCGGCATCTGGCTGCACTCTGACTCCCGCAGTGGGACACACAACATGTACCGCGAGTCCCGCGACCTGACCACTGCTGGGGCTGTCACACAGTGCTACCGAGACATGGGTGCCCGGCATCGTGCCCGTGCACACTCCATCCAGATCGTGAAGGTGGAAGAGATCGCCGCCGACAAATGTCGCAGGCGGGCTGTCAAGCAGTTCCGTGACTCCAAGATCAAGTTCCCGCTGCCCCACCGTGTTCTGCGGCGCCAGCACAAGCCTCGCTTCACTACCAAGAGGCCTAACACCTTCTTCTAG
- the LOC130862644 gene encoding alpha-defensin 20-like — protein sequence MKTLVLLSLLALLAFQAQADALPEAAEETKTDEQPGVEDQDVSISFGDPEGSALQDGASRKIPLCICKKVCRFHERAHAICGGNKLLCCS from the exons ATGAAGACActtgttctcctctctctccttgcccTGCTGGCCTTCCAGGCCCAGGCTGATGCTCTCCCAGAAGCAGCTGAGGAGACTAAAACTGATGAGCAGCCAGGGGTAGAGGACCAGGATGTGTCCATCTCCTTTGGGGATCCAGAAGGCTCTGCTCTTCAAGATGGAG CCTCAAGAAAGATCCCATTGTGCATCTGTAAAAAAGTATGCAGATTTCATGAACGTGCCCATGCAATCTGCGGCGGCAATAAACTACTCTGCTGCAGCTGA